ATGCATGAACAGTTGCTCATTATGGGTAGCAAGGGCGTAATCTATCAGCGCTTCACGCTCAATCCGCTCGGCTTCCAGCTTGAGAATACTCTCTTCCAGCTCGATGTCTCCGGATGGTACAAAAAAATTGCGGTTCACCTTCGGTACGCGAATGACATAGTCAAAAGCATTGTCCGCATTACGGTCGTAAGCAATGATATAACCATGTTCGCCCACAGGAAGATTCTGCTCAAAAGCATCCGCGACGATCATAATTCTAGCTCCTAAATGATGCATCGTTAGCCCCCCCGTTTGTCTGAACTTATCTGCTAAGTCTACTAAAAAAAAAGTAGCTTGTCTATATCATCTATGTATCTTCATAATCGACCGTCTCCACGTCCCAACCTGTGTTCATTCAGCCTCACATGCCAGTTTTGTGTAGGGATTCCGCCCCGTCGTTTCACCTTTTTCCAAGTTATGATCTTCGGCTTGGAATCTGCCACAGAATCTTCAATATCTATTATATTGGGAACCCGGAAACTACCTCCAATCTCACGTTGTACCCCATATATATGTTTTCTTTTCATTCTTGCTCCCCCTTGTGATCTGACGGCCTCATGCCTCTTTATCCTCTTAATGGGCAAAAAAAAGAACGCAAACCGGGATTCATCCACAGCTTGCGTGCTTCGCGAGTTTAGTATGTAACTTCAATAAATTTATGTTAACAAAAATAAAAACCTTTGTCTATACATAATTTATAATTTGTTGTCGAAATGGGGCAAAACCTGTCACACCTTTGATTTTGCCCCTACTGAACATTCATCACATTTACCGGATATACGGATTGTTAGCTTTCTCATAACCGATGGACGTTTTGGGACCGTGACCGGAATAGACTGTAACGTCATCTCCGAGTGGAAACAATTTGTTCTGAATAGAATCGTATAGATCCCGTTCGCGGCCGCCCGCCAGATCCGTGCGTCCAACGCCCTGACGAAATAGCACATCCCCGGAAAAAAGATCTTTGCCGCATAAAAAGCTGACACTTCCGGGTGAATGGCCCGGTGTATGGAAAACCCGGAACGTGTGACCGATCAGGTTCAATTGTTGACCTTCTGCCAAGTCATATTCGGCTGGTTCCGTCGAGATCGGAGGGGATGCCTCTGGCCACATCAAGGAGCCATTCAGCTTAGGAGATGTAAGCCAGTCTTGCTCCAAGACGTGCAGATAAACCGGGCAGTCTTTGGCATTGCGAATCTCCTCTACTCCTCCGATATGGTCAAAATGGGCATGCGTCAGCAGGATAGCTTCAATCGTCAGTGGCTCAATGGCTCTCAGCAAAGGACCCGGATTCATCCCTGGATCAATAATAACAGCGCGCTTCGGATCATCTCCTTGAAGCAAATAAGCATTCGTCTGGAGCGGGCCGAGATTAAAACTGCGAATAGATAATGTCATAAGTTAAAATCCCGAGATCAGCTCGCGTAATTCCTGAACAATTACAGGATGGACCTCGGTTCCCTCCCCATATTTTCCAGCCATTTCTTTACGAGCAACTGCGATTTTTTCTTGATAATCATCGGCTTCCCGATCTGGATTTTCACGTTTGAATGCGATCATAATTTGTTGAACATGTGCAGGGCGTGGTCCCCAGTGGCCAAGTACATGACCTCCCGTATCCGCAAAAATCACAATCGGCACAGCACGTCCGCCCATTGTCAGGAAGTCGTCCATCAGCGCCTGATGATTTTCCAGAATCAATACTTCGGTTGGAATCCCGCTATTCTCCAACGCGCGGAACACAACTGGCACATTGCGTACTACATCCCCACACCAGTCGGCAGCCAATATAAGCACACGCAGATCATCACGATGGTTCAGGCTTTCAAAAAACTCCCGATCCTCTTCGCTGCTCCACACAAACTGATCGTATCCAGAGCGGAAGGCTTCTTTGTTCTTTTCCATGCCCTCCATAAATTGTTCAGGACTCAAGCCCTTTCCGAAATATTGCGATACGTTAGTACGGCTCATGTTATACACTTCCTTTTTTGTTTTTGGCTACAATCCATTTGATAACAAAATAAATGATCAAGAGCGCAAGAGCAACCAGCAAAATCGGTTTGATGTAAGGTGCTGCCACTTCGTCAATTTGTTCCCACTTGTCTCCCAACAGCATACCTAAATATATAAACAAAACAGACCAAGGTATAATCGCCAGCGTTGTCAAAATAATAAAGCGCCATACGTTCATTCGAGCCAACCCGGCAGGGATTGAGATCGCGTGACGAACAACAGGGATAAAGCGAGCTGTAAAAATGACCCCTGTGCCATATTTATTGAACCAGGCTTCAGCGTGGTCAACATGACTTTTTTTGATGAGTATGTATTTCCCATACTTATCTAAAACGGGTCTGCCGCCATAGCGTCCAATCCAGTAAATGAACAACTGGGCCAGCACCCCGCCAATCGTTCCAAACACGACTGCGCCAAAAAAATTAATATGACCCGAGGACACTAAAAAACCGCCATAAGCGAGGACTATTTCACTTGGAATGACCTCCACCATCAAGCCTAGCATAATACCAAAATACCCAAGACTACGAATGATCTCAAACAAATAATTAATGATACTAGATATTTGGTCCATCTCTCTTCCCACTCCCTGCCTGTTTCTCTATTTTCATTTAGTGTATCACAGCGGCAGAACAAGTCGCCACTTCGTCCAAAAAGGGAAGTCAGTGACCCCGGATCCTCTGCCCGCATAAGTTGTGAGAGAGAGGAGGGGGTACAATATGCCTCCCGGCAAATTCCCCAAACATGACAATTCACAATCCCGATTACCCACGGCTCGTGGTATCCGCCGCGCATGTACCAAAGAGTTGTATCGAACCTGCAAACGTCTGCCTGTTCACATTGCTCCTGATCTGGTCAAGCAGGGCGAAGAACTATACTGCCGCAAGGTCGTCGGACACCTTATCTGGATTGCGGAAAACCATAGTAATCGCAAACTACTGTGCGACTGGTGGGATGAAGATGTCAGCGAGGAGCTCGCGGCATTGTGGAAGGTGGATCGCGATGTCTTGTGCACCGCTTTTAGAAATGCCTATGGCGGATAGATGTTTGTGTACTGCAATCATGAACTGTGAACTACAAAAAAGTGGAGCCACCCCGCAGTGGCTCCACTTTTACTATATTCCTAGCTATGTGTCTGCTTTTTCCCCGCTCCTTCGGGAAGCAAGTCCGCACAAGCGCGTTCCAAATAAGGATCAGCATGAATAAAATCCCGAAATGCTGTGTATTCACGCCACAGAACGGATTGTTCTCCCGCTTGCCCTTTGACGGCACGAATCAGAATATTTTTAGGTGTATGCTCCATGTCGATAAATTCCAATAGCTGTGTCCGATATCCCATCATATCCAGCAGTTTGGCCCGGATTCCATCCGTTGCCAGTGCAGAAAAACGCTCCTTTAAAATGCCGTGGGAAAGCAACGGCTCCAATACCGGATTTTCCAGTTGGTTAAACAGCTCATGCTGGCAACACGGAACCGACAAAATGACGGAAGCACCCCAGCGAACAGCCTTTTCCAGCGCCGCATCTGTTGCAGTATCACAAGCGTGCAAGGTAACAACCATATCCACCTGTTCCAGTTCGTTATAGTCTGCGATATCACCGACCAGAAACTCCAACTGTCGATATTGCAGCTTTTGAGCCAGAACATTACAGGCTTCAATGACATCTGCCTTCAAGTCCAAACCAACGATCTGCAATGGTCGCTTTTGCTGTACAGCCAAATAGTGATACAACGCAAAGGTCAAATACGATTTGCCACAGCCAAAATCCACAATCGTCAATGGGCGGCCTACCGGAAGGCTAGGTAATACATCCTGCACCATTTCGAGAAACCGGTTAATTTGACGAAACTTATCATACTTGCGGGCCAGTACCTTACCATCCTCATTCATAATCCCCAGCTCAATCAGGAAAGGAATTCGTTCCCCTTCTTCGAGCACATATTGCTTTTTGCGATTATGAGACAGGTCGGCTTTACTTTTGCTCGGTGACTTTGTCAGAATGGATACTTTATATTTTTTACTGATCAGCACTTGGTAGTCTGCATCCTTGGCGCATAAAAGTCCTTGGCGGAACGTGTCCTCAAACAAGGCAGTCATACGCTCGTTAGCTTCGTCAGGGGTCAGATTTTCATGAATGACTTTGTTGCTGTAATGAAAAGCAAACTGGTAATGCAGTTTGTTTTTCAATTCTACAGGTTTAATTTGTACTTTAGTAAAAGAAGCATCCTCCCGTTTGCGAAGCTGACTCAGCGTCGCTGTTATGAGGGATCCTCCCGTGGTCAATTGGTATATAAGTTCGCGCAGTGAATCCAAAAGGTACATCTCACTTTCTTTCATGTAATTGGGTGATCTCGGTCAAACCCTCGGTGACTTCCTGGCGTGAAATTCCACCCTGCTCCAGCTCTGCATTGGTCTTATCCAGTAATTGACTATAAAACGTCTCCGCTTCCGCTAGCAGTTCTGGCTGCTCCCATGCCAATCCAAACCAGACATCGGCGGCTTCGTCCAACCTGTTTTCTCGCTCGTAATGAACAGCCAGCAGCTTGCTGGTTTCAGGGGGGAGCTCATATTCGCGCACCAGCTTCACGATACACGCTATTCGTTCAGGCAGGACCTGCAGATCACGAGTCGCGCCATTCGTATCGCTGTACAAATATAAATGAAGAGATTTCATCAAGATTCGTATACCTTCGTCTGTTCTGCTGGTTTCCAGGTAAATCGCGGCTTCTTCCTCCAAAATGCGAGCCACCTGCTGAAGCTTATCCGCTTCAATTCCAGGGCCCAATCGGAAAAGCTCAATAATTTGTTCCGGCGGCAATCGTCTGAGCAGATCTGAACGAAGACGAAACTGCTTGTTGAGCAGGTCATCTAGCTGTTTCAGCG
The Paenibacillus peoriae DNA segment above includes these coding regions:
- a CDS encoding thioredoxin family protein; its protein translation is MSRTNVSQYFGKGLSPEQFMEGMEKNKEAFRSGYDQFVWSSEEDREFFESLNHRDDLRVLILAADWCGDVVRNVPVVFRALENSGIPTEVLILENHQALMDDFLTMGGRAVPIVIFADTGGHVLGHWGPRPAHVQQIMIAFKRENPDREADDYQEKIAVARKEMAGKYGEGTEVHPVIVQELRELISGF
- a CDS encoding DedA family protein; amino-acid sequence: MDQISSIINYLFEIIRSLGYFGIMLGLMVEVIPSEIVLAYGGFLVSSGHINFFGAVVFGTIGGVLAQLFIYWIGRYGGRPVLDKYGKYILIKKSHVDHAEAWFNKYGTGVIFTARFIPVVRHAISIPAGLARMNVWRFIILTTLAIIPWSVLFIYLGMLLGDKWEQIDEVAAPYIKPILLVALALLIIYFVIKWIVAKNKKGSV
- a CDS encoding MBL fold metallo-hydrolase, which gives rise to MTLSIRSFNLGPLQTNAYLLQGDDPKRAVIIDPGMNPGPLLRAIEPLTIEAILLTHAHFDHIGGVEEIRNAKDCPVYLHVLEQDWLTSPKLNGSLMWPEASPPISTEPAEYDLAEGQQLNLIGHTFRVFHTPGHSPGSVSFLCGKDLFSGDVLFRQGVGRTDLAGGRERDLYDSIQNKLFPLGDDVTVYSGHGPKTSIGYEKANNPYIR
- a CDS encoding class I SAM-dependent methyltransferase gives rise to the protein MKESEMYLLDSLRELIYQLTTGGSLITATLSQLRKREDASFTKVQIKPVELKNKLHYQFAFHYSNKVIHENLTPDEANERMTALFEDTFRQGLLCAKDADYQVLISKKYKVSILTKSPSKSKADLSHNRKKQYVLEEGERIPFLIELGIMNEDGKVLARKYDKFRQINRFLEMVQDVLPSLPVGRPLTIVDFGCGKSYLTFALYHYLAVQQKRPLQIVGLDLKADVIEACNVLAQKLQYRQLEFLVGDIADYNELEQVDMVVTLHACDTATDAALEKAVRWGASVILSVPCCQHELFNQLENPVLEPLLSHGILKERFSALATDGIRAKLLDMMGYRTQLLEFIDMEHTPKNILIRAVKGQAGEQSVLWREYTAFRDFIHADPYLERACADLLPEGAGKKQTHS
- a CDS encoding DUF6483 family protein, which gives rise to MLRKDYLLSMMEELTSAVASVLGLRRENKHIEALKQLDDLLNKQFRLRSDLLRRLPPEQIIELFRLGPGIEADKLQQVARILEEEAAIYLETSRTDEGIRILMKSLHLYLYSDTNGATRDLQVLPERIACIVKLVREYELPPETSKLLAVHYERENRLDEAADVWFGLAWEQPELLAEAETFYSQLLDKTNAELEQGGISRQEVTEGLTEITQLHERK